The window CAACAGTAGTCACTAGCTAGCATATTGACATGTATACAGTAGGCTAGCAGAAAGGAATGCTAGGCACTACTAGCTAGCATATTGACATGTCTACAGTAGGCTAGCCAAGAGGAATGCTAGGAGCTACTAGCTAGCATATTGACATGTCTACAGTTGGCTAGCAGAGAGGAATGCTAGGAGTCTTTTTGCAGACTATCAACAGTAGTCACTAGCTAGCATATTGACATGTATACAGTAGGCTAGCAGAGAGGAATGCTAGGCACTACTAGCTAGCATATTGACATGTCTACAGTTGGCTAGCAGAGAGGAATGCTAGGAGCCACTAGCTAGCATATTGACATGTCTACAGTTGGCTAGCAGAGAGGAATGCTAGGCACTACTAGCTAGCATATTGACATGTCTACAGTTGGCTAGCAGAGAGGAATGCTAGGAGCCACTAGCTAGCATATTGACATGTCTACAGTTGGCTAGCAGAGAGGAATGCTAGGCACCACTAGCTAGCATATTGACATGTTTTATTAGAATGTGCATCTCTCCTCCATAGGGATTGGCTCGCTCACAGCGAAACAGGGACAGGCATTTATTTTCATATGGTTTATTTATGGTCAATTGCCCATTACAGTttgaataaataataatacactttttttttttttaaatagtcacTCTATCGATCCCCAAGGGTCTGTTGTTGCCCCATTACCTTTTCATTGCAGCTGGACAACATGCTGATAATGCTGAGACAGACTGACTGCACTGAGAGGGCTGGTGACCAGTCTTCAGTTAGTATGGATAGACAGATGTGACCGTTGCTATAAACGTGAGGATGTACAGGTATATTCTCTCCCGTGAACATTACCTGAACAGGGggacagaaaaacaacaacaacatcaagatTAGACACATCAATGTTCATAGTTTAAAAAGAGAGATCCATCTACTTTGCATCTGTACAACGGCATGTTATGTTTTGACCTCTATTTGTAGGCTTGTGTGGGTTGGGGGGGGGGAAGCTGAATTAGGAAAATAGTCGGCCGGAATGAGTTTAGATTTTCACATTAATAGCAAAAAATAATGAGCCTTGGACTGTAAGCCTGGGCTTAGCTCTATACAGCAACATGAGGCTGGGGGATTAGGAGAAGAGTGCCTCAcatgatgggaggagagagaggggagggggaaagagagagaggggagggggaaagagagagagacagagagaggggagagagagagacagagggagagagagacagagagagagagattgacagagagagagacagagagaaagagacagagagagatatatattttAAGAgccacgtgtacacacacactgatacatccATTCACTTACAACACCCAAACAATTACAAACACACCCaatctgtggtgtgttgttgtgctggGGGTATGAGGTGGTAGTTATCTAtggtgtgttgttgtgctggGGGTATGTGGTGGTAGTTATCTAtggtgtgttgttgtgctggGGGTATGAGGTGGTAgttatctgtggtgtgttgttgtgctggGGGTATGAGGTGGTAGTTATCTAtggtgtgttgttgtgctggGGGTATGAGGTGGTAGTTATCTGTGGGGTGTTGTTGTGTTGGGGGTATGTGGTGGTAGTTatctgtggtgtggtgttgtgctgGGGGTATGAGGTGGTAGTTATCTGTGGGGTGTTGCTGGGGGTATGAGGTGGTAGTTatttgtgatgtgttgttgtgctGGGGGTATGAGGTGGTAGTTatttgtgatgtgttgttgtgctGGGGGTATGAGGTGGTAGTTATCTGTGTGGGGGGTTGTTGTGCTGGGGGTATGAGGTGGTAgttatctgtggtgtgttgttgtgctggGGGTATGAGGTGGTAgttatctgtggtgtgttgttgtgctggGGGTATGAGGTGGTAgttatctgtggtgtgttgttgtgctggGGGTATGAGGTGGTAGTTatctgtgatgtgttgttgtgctGGGGGTATGAGGTGGTAGTTATCTGTGGTGGGGGGTTGTTGTGCTGGGGGTATGAGGTGGTAGTTATCTAtggtgtgttgttgtgctggGGGTATGAGGTGGTAgttatctgtggtgtgttgttgtgctggGGGTATGAGGTGGTAgttatctgtggtgtgttgttgtgctggGGGTATGAGGTGGTAGTGTTGTGCTGGGGGTATGAGGTGTGGGGTGTTGCGCGAGAGAGGCGgcacgcgcgagagagagagcggcgcgcgcgagagaggcggcgcgcgagagagagacggcgcgcgcgcgagagagagacggcgcgcgagagagaggcgcgcgcgagagagagacggcgcgcgcgcgagagagagacggcgcgcgcgcgagagagagacggcgcgcgcgcgcgagagagacggcgcgcgcgcgagagagacggcgcgcgcgcgagagagagagacggcgcgcgcgcgagagagagagacggcgcgcgcgagagagagacggcgcgcgagagagagagacggcgcgcgcgagagagagacggcgcgagagagagagagacggcgcgcgcgcgagagagagagacggcgcgcgcgcgagagagagacggcgcgcgcgcgagagagagacggcgcgcgcgagagagagacggcgcgcgcgcgagagagagacggcgcgcgcgagagagagacgcgcgcgagagagagacggcgcgcgcgagagagagacggcgcgcgagagagagagacggcgcgcgcgagagagagagagagagacggcgcgcgcgagagagagagagagacggcgcgcgcgcgagagagagagagacggcgcgcgcgagagagagagagagacggcgcgcgcgagagagagagacggcgcgcgcgcgagagagagacggcgcgcgcgcgagagagagacggcgcgcgcgagagagagacggcgcgcgcgcgagagagagacggcgcgcgcgcgagagagagacggcgcgcgcgcgagagagagacggcgcgcgcgcgagagagagacggcgcgcgcgcgagagagagacggcgcgcgcgcgagagagagagacggcgcgcgcgcgagagagagagacggcgcgcgcgcgcgagagagagagagagagagagagagagacggcgcgcgcgagagagagagagagagacgcgcgagagagagagagagagagacggcgcgagagagagagagagagcgcgcgagagagagagagacggcgcgcgagagagagagagacggcgcgcgcgagagagagagagcgcgcgagagagagaagacggcgcgcgagagagagagacggcgcgcgagagagagagacggcgcgcGCGAGAGAAAgacgcgcgcgagagagagacgggcgcgcgagagagagaggcgcgcgagagagagacggcgcgcgcgagagagagacggcgcgcgcgagagagagacggcgcgcgcgagagagagacggcgcgcgcgagagagagacggcgcgcgcgagagagagacggcgcgcgcgagagagagacggcgcgcgcgagagagagacggcgcgcgcgagagagagacggcgcgCGCGCAAGAGAGAGAAATTAATCATATAGAGGAGATCATAAATTAATATGATCCAGGGGAGTGAGTTCTAGAATAAATTAGTATGATCCAGGGGAGTGAGTTCTGGAATAAATTAGTATGATCCAGGGGAGTGAGTTCTAGAATAAATTAGTATGATCCAGGGGAGTGAGTTCTAGAATAAATTAATATGATCCAGTGGAGTGAGTTCTAGAATAAATTAATATGATCCAGGGGAATGAGTTCTAGAATAAATTAATATGATCCAGGGAGTGAGTTCTAGAATAAATGAATATGATCCAGGGGAGTGAGTTCTAGAATAAATGAATATGATCCAGGGGAGTGAGTTCTAGAATAAATTAATATGATCCAGGGGAGTGAGTTCTAGAAAAAATTAATATGATCCAGGGAGTGAGTTCTAGAATAAATGAATATGATCCAGGGGAGTGAGCTCTAGAATAAATTAATATGATCCAGGGGAGTGAGCTCTAGAATAAATTAATATGATCCAGGGGAATGAGTTCTAGAATAAATTAATATGATCCAGGGGAGTGAGTTCTAGAATAAATGAATATGATCCAGGGGAGTGAGCTCTAGAATAAATGAATATGATCCAGGGAGTGAGTTCTAGAATAAATTAATATGAATATGATCCAGGGGAGTGAGTTCTAGAATAAATTAGTATGATCCAGGGGAGTGAGTTCTAGAATAAATGAATATGATCCAGGGAGTGAGTTCTAGAATAAATTAATATGAATATGATCCAGGGGAGTGAGTTCTAGAATAAATGAATATGATCCAGGGGAGTGAGTTCTAGAATAAATTAATATGATCCAGGGAGTGAGTTCTAGAAAAAATTAATATGATCCAGGGAGTGAGTTCTGGAATAAATTAATATGATCCAGGGAGTGAGTTCTAGAAAAAAATTATATGATCCATGGGAGTGAGTTCTAGAATAAATTAATATGATCCAGGGAGTGAGTTCTAGAAGAAATTAATATGATCCAGTGGAGTGAGTTCTAGAATAAATTAATATGATCCAGGGGAGTGAGTTCTAGAATAAATTAATATGATCCAGGGGAGTGAGCTCTAGAATAAATGAATATGATCCAGGGGAGTGAGTTCTAGAATAAATGAATATGATCCAGGGGAGTGAGTTCTAGAATAAATTAATATGATCCAGGGGAGTGAGTTCTAGAATAAATTAATATGAATATGATCCAGGGGAGTGAGTTCTAGAATAAATTAGTATGATCCAGGGAGTGAGTTCTAGAATAAATTAGTATGATCCAGGGAGTGAGTTCTAGAATAAATTAGTATGATCCAGGGGAGTGAGTTCTAGAATAAATTAGTATGATCCAGGGAGTGAGTTCTAGAATAAATTAATATGATCCAGGGAGTGAGTTCTAGAAAAAATTAATATGATCCAGGGGAGTGAGTTCTAGAATAAATGAATATGATCCAGGGGAGTGAGTTCTAGAATAAATGAATATGATCCAGGGGAGTGAGTTCTAGAATAAATGAATATGATCCAGGGAGTGAGTTCTAGAATAAATGAATATGATCCAGGGGAGTGAGTTCTAGAATAAATTAATATGAATATGATCCAGGGGAGTGAGTTCTAGAATAAATTAGTATGATCCAGGGGAGTGAGTTCTAGAATAAATTAGTATGATCCAGGGGAGTGAGTTCTAGAATAAATTAGTATGATCCAGGGGAGTGAGTTCTAGAATAAATTAATATGATCCAGGGGAGTGAGTTCTAGAATAAATTAATATGATCCAGGGGAGTGAGTTCTAGAATAAATGAATATGATACAGGGAGTGAGCTCTAGAATAAATGAATATGATCCAGGGGAGTGAGTTCTAGAATAAATTAGTATGATCCAGGGGAGTGAGTTCTAGAATAAATTAGTATGATCCAGGGGAGTGAGTTCTAGAATAAATTAATATGACCCAGGGGAGTGAGTTCTAGAATAAATTAATATTCATAGCAACATACCCACTAAGGCAAATTACCTGTTACTAAGCAACATACCCACTCAGCCAAATTATCTGTTACTGAGCAACATACCCACTCAGCCAAATGACCTGTTACTAAGCAACATACCACTCAGCCAAATGACCTGTTACTAAGCAACATACCACTCAGCCAAATGACCTGTTACTAAGCAACATACCACTCAGCCAAACAACCTGTTACTAAGCAACATACCCACTCAGCCAAACGACCTGTTACTAAGCAACATACCCACTCAGCCAAACGACCTGTTACTAAGCAACATACCCACTCAGCCAAACAACCTGTTACTAAGcaacattttaatttttttatttttatttaacctttatttaaccaggtaggcaagttgagaacaagttctcatttacaattgcgacctggccaagataaagcaaagcagttcgacacaaacaaaaacacagagttacacatggagtaaaacaaacatacagtcaataatacagtataaacaagtatatatacaatgtgagcaaatgaggggagataagggaggtaaaggcaaaaaaaggccatggtggcaaagtaaatacaatatagcaagtaaaacactggaatggtagatttgcaatggaagaatgtgcaaagtagaaataaaaataatggggtgcaaaggagcaaaataaattaattaattaaatacagtagggaaagaggtagttgtttgggctaaattataggtgggctatgtacaggtgcagtaatctgtgagctgctctgacagttggtgcttaaagcagccaaagaaagaattggttttgggggtgactagagagatatacctgctggagcgtgtgctacaggtgggagatgctatggtgaccagcgatcTGAGATAAGggtgggactttacctagcagggtcttgtagatgacatggagccagtgggtttggcgacgagtaggaagcgagggccagccaacgagagcgtacaggtcgcaatggtgggtagaatatggggctttggtgacaaaacggattgcactgtgatagactgcatccaatttgttgagtaggttattggaggctattttgtaaatgacatcgccaaagtcgaggattggtaggatggtcagttttacaagggtatgtttggcagcatgagtgaaggatgctttgttgcgaaataggaagccaattctagatttaactttggattggagatgtttgatatgggtctggaaggagagtttacagtctaaccagacacctaggtatttgtagttgtccacgtattctaagtcagagccgtccagtgTAGTGATGTTGGATAGGCgagcaggtgcaggtagcgatcggttgaagagcatgcatttagttttacttgtatttaagagcaattggaggccacggaaggagagttgtaatggcattgaagcttgcctggagggttgttaacacaaacatacataccCAAACATATCCACTCAGCCAAACTACCTGTTACTAAGCAACATACCCACTCAGCCAGCCTACTGACAGAGCATGGATCTTGTGTCATTGAGTGTCCTAGCTAACTGATTCAACAGAAATATACATGACTATTTATTAATGAGGAAgcgctaggctagctagctacttacctGAGGTGAATCGAAAGGATACCGACTACTGAATTTGAAAAGCAGCTGAAATTTCTCTCCTTCGTAGAGCGTGCCCGTGGCTCCTTCCATATCTACAATCCACCTAGATGAATAAGGTAGAAGATAttaatatattaaaatatatacacaaacacacacagtactagtcaaaaggtttggacacacctggattgggactaccagctctctgtaacctagagggcaaccagcgGGTCCATCTACCCTATACCatgttgagagaatgtcaagagtgtgctaagctgtcatcaaggcaaagggtggctacttggaagaacctcaaataaaatatattttgatctgtttaacactttttttggttactcatcccacaccccatttaggccccctcagatcagacctatgccccttccTGCCCCCCACACTCTCACAAAGAGGGCCTCGACATGAAAGtcacacacatacgcccaggccgtgagcaggcaaacaggcccaagccaatggcatgtaccagatgcgcagcaggctctgctcacacttactgtcctgaggccaaaccacaagacttaacaacattggacactttatggaacacaaagccttcattGTCTCATCCtagaatatccaaggcctgagatcatctgcctttggcctaaagagcaggaccctggacttcaccaaagaaatcagaaatacagacatggtcatcctacaagaaacctggtatagaggagacggacccactggttgccctctaggttacagagagctggtagtcccatccaccacactaccaggtgggtggtatagaggagacggacccactggttgtcctctaggttacagagagctggtagtcccatccaccaaactaccaggtgggtggtatagaggagacggacccactggttgtcctctaggttacagagagctggtagtcccatccaccacactaccaggtggatggtatagaggagacggacccactggttgtcctctaggttatagagggctggtagtcccatccaccacactaacAGGTGgttggtatagaggagatggacccactggttgccctctaggttacagagagctggtagtcccatccaccacactaccaggtgggtggtatagaggagatggacccactggttgtcctctaggttacagagagctggtagtcccatccaccaaactaccaggtctGAAACggggtatagaggagatggacccactggttgccctctaggttacagagagctggtagtcccatccaccacactaccaggtgggtggtatagaggagatggacccactggttgtcctctaggttacagagagctggtagtcctatccaccaaactaccaggtgggtggtatagaggagatggacccactggttgtcctctaggttacagagagatgGTAGTCCCATCcgccacactaccaggtgggtggtatagaggagatggacccactggttgtcctctaggttacagagagctggtagtcccatccaccaagcTACCAGGTCTGAAACggggtatagaggagatggacccactggttgccctctaggttacagagagctggtagtcccatccaccaagctaccaggtgtgaaacagggaagggactcagggggtatgctgatttggtatagagcagacctaactcactccataaaattaatcaaaacagaaacattttacatttggctagaaattcaaaatgaaattatctcaacagagaaaaatgtcctcctgtgtgctacctatatccccccactagaatccccatacgttaatgaagacagcttctccatccaacccaaacgggtcacaactcctgcagctctgtcggacACTGGGTATGtacaaaggaactgaataatattaagtaattcatagatggaaggaaagtagtgtggaaacctaccaaaaaacaattagggaACAAcgaattcaatcccttctagaaaacttcctggacaaaatgttccactgtaatagtaaAGGTGTGAACTTGGCAGGAGAacatctaaacagtatatttgacctctcagcttccctatcaaatctaaacagtatatttgacctcacagcttccctatcaaatctaaacagtatatttgacctctcagcttccctatcaaatctaaacagtatatttgacctctcagctaccctatcaaatctaaacagtatatttgacctctcagcttccctatcaaatctaaacagtatatttgacctcacagcttccctatcaaatctaaacagtatatttgacctctcagcttccctatcaaatctaaacagtatatttgacctcacagcttccctatcaaatctaaacagtatatttgacctctcagcttccctatcaaatctaaacagtatatttgacctctcagcttccctatcaaatctaaacagtatatttgacctctcagcttccctatcaaatctaaacagtatatttgacctctcagcttccctatcaaatctaaacagtatatttgacctctcagcttccctatcaaatctaaacagtatatttgacctctcagctaccctatcaaatctaaacagtatattt is drawn from Oncorhynchus tshawytscha isolate Ot180627B linkage group LG29, Otsh_v2.0, whole genome shotgun sequence and contains these coding sequences:
- the LOC112240730 gene encoding probable ubiquitin-conjugating enzyme E2 W-B, encoding MRGGSIMASMQKRLQKELMALQNDPPPGMTLNEKSVQNTITQWIVDMEGATGTLYEGEKFQLLFKFSSRYPFDSPQVMFTGENIPVHPHVYSNGHICLSILTEDWSPALSVQSVCLSIISMLSSCNEKRRPPDNSFYVRTCNKNPKKTKWWYHDDTC